In the Larus michahellis chromosome 6, bLarMic1.1, whole genome shotgun sequence genome, one interval contains:
- the TRIP12 gene encoding E3 ubiquitin-protein ligase TRIP12 isoform X10, with translation MSNRPNNNPGGSLRRSQRNTAGAQPQDDAVGGRGCSSSAVLIPQEGDPERVNTSEKQKTGQVPKKDNSRGVKRSASPDYRRTNSPSSAKKPKALQHTETSLETNKPHTKTKRRHLDQEQPKSTQLPSTSKAHTRKGGAAGSSRSQKRKRTENLSCIKSGSAVESTGAEEKSAKLSKLASKSVTSAKAGCSTITDSSSSASTSSSSSSAVASASSTVPQGARVKQGKDQNKARRSRSASSPSPRRSSRDKEPSKTSGSSKFDWAARFSPKVSLPKTKLSLPGSSKSETSKPGPSGLQAKLASLRKSTKKRSESPPAELPSLRRSTRQKTTGSCASTSRRGSGLGKRGAAEARRQEKMADPDNNQDGVNSSAARTDEAPQGAAASSSVAGAVGMTTSGESESDDSEMGRLQGSKAQQLLQGLQATDESQQLQAVIEMCQLLVMGNEETLGGFPVKSVVPALITLLQMEHNFDIMNHACRALTYMMEALPRSSAVVVDAIPVFLEKLQVIQCIDVAEQALTALEMLSRRHSKAILQAGGLADCLLYLEFFSINAQRNALAIAANCCQSITPDEFHFVADSLPLLTQRLTHQDKKSVESTCLCFARLVDNFQHEENLLQQVASKDLLTNIQQLLVVTPPILSSGMFIMVVRMFSLMCSNCPTLAVQLMKQNIAETLHFLLCGASNGSCQEQIDLVPRSPQELYELTSLICELMPCLPKEGIFAVDTMLKKGNAQNTDGAIWQWRDDRGLWHPYNRIDSRIIEAAHQVGEDEISLSTLGRVYTIDFNSMQQINEDTGTARAIQRKPNPLANTNTSGHSELKKDDARAQLMKEDPELAKSFIKTLFGVLYEVYSSSAGPAVRHKCLRAILRIIYFADAELLKDVLKNHAVSSHIASMLSSQDLKIVVGALQMAEILMQKLPDIFSVYFRREGVMHQVKNLAESEALLTSPPKVCTNGSGTLGTATTISTGTATAASNAAADLGSPSLQHSREDSLDLSPQGRLSDVLKRKRLPKRGPRRPKYSPPRDDDKVDNQAKSPTTTQSPKSSFLASLNPKTWGRLSTQSNSNNMEPARTAGVSGLARAASKDTISNNREKIKGWIKEQAHKFVERYFSSENMDGSNPALNVLQRLCTATEQLNLQVDGGTECLVEIRSIVSESDVSSFEIQHSGFVKQLLLYLTSKSEKDTVSRDIRLKRFLHVFFSSPLPGEEPLGRLEPLENAPLLALVHKMNNCLSQMEQFPVKVHDFPSGNGTGSSFSLNRGSQALKFFNTHQLKCQLQRHPDCANVKQWKGGPVKIDPLALVQAIERYLVVRGYGRVREDDEDSDDDGSDEEIDESLAAQFLNSGNVRHRLQFYIGDHLLPYNMTVYQAVRQYSLQAEEERESTDDESNPLGRAGIWTKTHTIWYKPVREDEDGSKDCVGGKRGRAQTAPTKTSPRNSKKHDELWHDGVCPSVLNPLEVYLISTPPENITFEDPSLDVILLLRVLHAISRYWYYLYDNAICKEIIPTSEFINSKLTAKANRQLQDPLVIMTGNIPTWLTELGKTCPFFFPFDTRQMLFYVTAFDRDRAMQRLLDTNPEINQSDSQDSRVAPRLDRKKRTVNRDELLKQAESVMQDLGSSRAMLEIQYENEVGTGLGPTLEFYALVSQELQRADLGLWRGEEVTLANPKGSQEGTKYIHNLQGLFALPFGRTAKPAHIAKVKMKFRFLGKLMAKAIMDFRLVDLPLGLPFYKWMLRQETSLTSHDLFSIDPVVAKSIYHLEDIVRQKKRLEQDKTQTKESLQYALEALTMNGCSVEDLGLDFTLPGFPNIELKKGGKDTPVTIHNLEEYLRLVIFWALNEGVARQFDSFRDGFESVFPLSHLQYFYPEELEQLLCGSKTDTWDAKTLMECCRPDHGYTHDSRAVKYLFEILSSFDSEQQRLFLQFVTGSPRLPVGGFRSLNPPLTIVRKTFESTENPDDFLPSVMTCVNYLKLPDYSTIEIMREKLLIAAREGQQSFHLS, from the exons GTAGCTCCCgaagtcagaaaaggaaaaggacagaGAATCTGTCTTGTATAAAGAGTGGTTCAGCAGTTGAATCAACTGGCGCTGAAGAGAAGTCAGCAAAACTCTCCAAGCTGGCTTCAAAATCGGTGACCTCAGCCAAAGCTGGGTGTAGCACCATCACTGATTCTTCTTCTTCAGCTTCtacatcatcctcctcctcttctgctgttgCCTCTGCTTCTTCTACTGTTCCTCAGGGTGCCAGAGTGAAACAGGGAAAGGACCAGAATAAGGCTAGACGTTCCCGTTCTGCATCCAGCCCCAGTCCAAGAAGGAGTAGCAGGGACAAAGAACCGAGTAAAACAAGTGGCTCTTCAAAGTTTGACTGGGCTGCTCGATTCAGCCCAAAAGTCAGTCTGCCTAAAACAAAACTGTCTCTACCAGGCTCTTCCAAGTCAGAGACATCAAAACCTGGACCTTCAGGACTACAGGCTAAGCTAGCAA GTCTAAGAAAATCCACAAAGAAGCGCAGTGAATCACCACCTGCTGAGCTCCCCAGTTTGCGGCGGAGCACACGGCAAAAGACCACGGGCTCCTGTGCTAGCACCAG TCGGCGAGGCTCTGGCCTGGGCAAAAGAGGAGCAGCTGAAGCTCGCCGACAGGAGAAGATGGCTGATCCTGACAACAACCAGGATGGAGTTAACTCTTCAGCTGCGCGTACAGATGaggctccccagggagctgcag cttCTAGTTCTGTTGCTGGGGCTGTAGGTATGACAACCTCTGGAGAAAGTGAGTCAGATGATTCTGAGATGGGAAGACTACAAG GTTCTAAAGCCCAACAGCTTTTACAAGGTCTCCAAGCCACTGATGAAAGTCAGCAACTTCAGGCAGTGATTGAGATGTGCCAGCTGTTGGTCATGGGCAATGAAGAAACATTAGGAGGATTTCCAGTCAAGAGTGTTGTACCAGCTTTG ataacACTGCTGCAGATGGAGCACAACTTTGACATT ATGAACCATGCATGTCGGGCCTTAACATATATGATGGAAGCACTTCCCAGATCATCTGCTGTAGTGGTAGATGCAATTCCTGTCTTCTTGGAAAAG CTGCAAGTTATTCAGTGCATTGATGTGGCAGAGCAGGCGCTTACAGCGCTGGAGATGTTATCTCGCAGACATAGTAAAGCCATTCTGCAGGCA ggTGGGTTGGCAGACTGTTTGCTGTATCTGGAATTCTTCAGCATAAATGCACAGAGGAATGCGCTAGCTATTGCTGCCAACTGCTGCCAGAGTATAACACCTGATGAGTTTCACTTTGTGGCAGACTCTTTGCCACTGCTTACACAAAGGTTAACGCATCAG GACAAAAAGTCTGTTGAAAGCACTTGTCTCTGTTTTGCACGGCTAGTGGACAACTTCCAGCATGAGGAG AACTTGCTCCAGCAGGTTGCTTCCAAGGACTTGTTAACAAATATCCAGCAACTCTTGGTAGTGACGCCTCCTATCCTGAGCTCAGGAATGTTCATCATGGTGGTGCGCATGTTTTCCTTAATGTGCTCCAATTGTCCTACACTTGCAGTCCAACTTATGAAGCAAA aTATTGCAGAAACGCTTCATTTCCTCCTTTGTGGAGCCTCAAATGGGAGCTGTCAAGAACAAATTGACCTTGTTCCACGAAGTCCTCAAGAACTTTATGAGCTTACTTCTCTTATCTG TGAACTGATGCCTTGCCTGCCAAAAGAGGGAATCTTTGCTGTTGATACTATGCTGAAGAAAGGAAACGCACAAAATACAGATGGTGCGATATGGCAATGGCGAGATGACAGGGGCCTTTGGCATCCCTATAACAGGATTGATAGTCGAATAATAGAG GCAGCTCATCAGGTTGGTGAGGATGAAATAAGCCTGTCTACGCTTGGGCGTGTCTATACTATTGATTTTAACTCTATGCAGCAAATAAATGAGGATACTGGAACAGCACGTGCCATTCAGCGAAAACCAAACCCTTTAGCCAATACAAACACTA GTGGACATTCAGAATTGAAGAAGGATGATGCTCGAGCACAACTAATGAAAGAGGACCCAGAACTGGCAAAATCCTTTATCAAAACATTGTTCGGTGTTCTTTATGAAGTATATAGTTCTTCAGCTGGACCTGCTGTTAGACACAAGTGCCTTAGAGCAATTCTTAggataatttattttgctgatgcTGAACTTCTGAAGGATGTGCTGAAAAACCATGCTGTTTCTAG TCATATTGCCTCCATGCTGTCGAGTCAAGACCTTAAGATAGTAGTTGGAGCCCTGCAGATGGCAGAGATTTTAATGCAAAAGTTACCTGACATTTTTAGTGTTTACTTCAGAAGAGAAG gggTGATGCATCAAGTGAAAAACTTAGCAGAGTCTGAGGCTTTGTTAACAAGCCCACCGAAAGTATGCACTAATGGATCAGGAACGCTGGGTACCGCTACAACGATAAGTACTGGAACAGCAACTGCTGCCAGTAATGCAGCAGCGGATTTGGGCTCTCCTAGCTTACAACACAGCCGGGAGGATTCTTTGGATCTTAGCCCACAGGG ACGACTGAGTGATGttctaaagagaaaaagattGCCAAAACGAGGGCCAAGGAGACCAAAATACTCTCCTCCAAGAGACGATGACAAAGTAGACAATCAAG CTAAAAGCCCTACAACTACTCAATCTCCTAAATCTTCCTTCTTGGCAAGTTTAAATCCCAAAACGTGGGGAAGATTAAGCACACAGTCCAACAGTAATAATATGGAACCAGCACGAACAGCAGGAGTAAGTGGTCTTGCAAGGGCTGCTTCCAAGGATACCATTTCCAATAACAG agaaaaaattaaGGGCTGGATTAAGGAGCAAGCCCATAAATTTGTAGAACGTTATTTTAGTTCTGAAAACATGGATGGAAGCAATCCTGCACTAAATGTATTACAGAGACTTTGCACTGCAACTGAACAACTCAACCTCCAG GTGGATGGTGGAACAGAGTGCCTTGTAGAAATCCGTAGCATTGTCTCGGAGTCTGACGTCTCCTCATTTGAAATCCAGCATAGTGGGTTTGTTAAACAACTGCTGCTTTATTTGACATCTAAAAGTGAGAAAGATACTGTAAGCAGGGATATCAGATTGAAAAGatttcttcatgtatttttttcttctcca CTTCCTGGAGAAGAACCCCTTGGAAGATTAGAGCCATTAGAAAATGCACCTTTGTTGGCGTTAGTCCATAAAATGAACAATTGCCTCAGTCAGATGGAACAGTTTCCTGTCAAAGTGCATGACTTCCCAAGTGGAAATGGAACAGGGAGCAG TTTTTCTCTTAACAGAGGATCCCAAGCTTTAAAATTCTTCAATACACACCAATTAAAATGCCAACTGCAAAGACATCCAGACTGTGCTAATGTGAAACAGTGGAAAGGTGGACCTGTGAAGATTGACCCGCTGGCTTTGGTACAAGCCATTGAAAGATACCTTGTAGTTAGAG GCTATGGAAGAGTTAGAGAAGATGATGAGGATAGTGATGATGATGGGTCAGATGAAGAAATAGATGAATCTTTG gcTGCTCAATTCTTAAATTCAGGGAATGTGAGACATAGACTGCAGTTTTACATTGGAGATCACTTACTGCCATACAATATGACTGTGTATCAAGCAGTCAGGCAGTACAGTTTGCAagctgaggaggagagggagtcTACAGATGATGAAAGCAACCCATTAGGAAGAGCTGGGATTTGGACAAAAACGCATACAATTTG GTACAAACCTGTGCGAGAGGATGAAGATGGTAGTAAGGACTGCGTTGGTGGTAAAAGAGGAAGAGCACAAACTGCTCCCACAAAAACCTCCCCTAGAAATTCTAAAAAGCATGATGAATTGTGGCATG atgGTGTGTGCCCTTCGGTATTAAATCCTCTAGAAGTTTACCTCATATCTACTCCACCTGAAAACATAACATTTGAAGATCCCTCATTAGACGTTATTCTTCTTTTGAGAGTTTTACATGCTATCAGTCGATACTGGTATTACTTGTATGAT AATGCAATCTGCAAGGAGATAATTCCAACCTCAGAGTTTATCAACAGTAAActgacagcaaaagcaaacagGCAGCTTCAGGATCCTTTGGTAATTATGACAGGAAACATACCAACCTGGCTGACAGAACTTGGAAAAACATG CccgtttttctttccatttgataCCCGTCAAATGCTGTTTTATGTAACTGCTTTTGATCGTGATCGAGCCATGCAAAGACTGCTGGATACTAATCCAGAAATCAATCAATCAGATTCTCAGGATAGCAGAGTGGCACCACGACTGGACAGGAAAAAA CGCACTGTGAACAGAGATGAGCTGTTGAAACAGGCAGAATCTGTGATGCAGGATCTAGGCAGTTCAAGAGCCATGTTGGAAATCCAGTATGAGAATGAA gTTGGCACAGGCCTTGGCCCCACGCTAGAGTTCTATGCACTTGTATCTCAGGAACTACAGAGAGCAGACTTAGGCCTTTGGAGGGGAGAAGAAGTGACTTTAGCCAATCCAAAAG GAAGCCAGGAAGGTACCAAGTATATCCATAACCTTCAAGGCCTTTTTGCACTTCCTTTTGGTAGAACAGCCAAGCCAGCTCACATTGCAAAAGTTAAAATGAAGTTCCGCTTTCTGGGAAAACTAATGGCCAAGGCAATCATGGATTTTAGACTG GTGGACCTTCCTCTTGGACTTCCTTTTTATAAATGGATGCTACGACAGGAAACTTCCTTGACATCACATGATTTGTTCAGTATTGATCCAGTAGTCGCCAAATCAATATATCACCTTGAAGATATtgtaagacaaaagaaaagactTGAACAGGACAAAACACAG ACCAAAGAAAGTCTACAGTATGCATTGGAGGCTCTGACAATGAATGGCTGCTCAGTGGAAGATTTAGGGCTGGACTTCACACTTCCTGGGTTTCCTAATATAGAActgaaaaaagggggaaaagataCACCGGTCACCATCCACAATTTAGAGGAGTACCTCAGA ttGGTTATATTCTGGGCACTAAATGAAGGTGTTGCCAGACAGTTTGACTCATTCAGAGATGGATTTGAATCAGTCttccccctcagtcatcttcagTACTTCTATCCTGAGGAG TTGGAGCAGCTTTTGTGCGGCAGTAAAACGGACACTTGGGATGCAAAGACTTTAATGGAATGTTGCAGGCCAGATCACGGTTATACACATGACAG tCGAGCAGTGAAGTATCTCTTTGAAATTCTCAGTAGCTTTGATAGTGAGCAGCAAAGACTGTTTCTTCAGTTTGTGACGGGTAGCCCCAGACTGCCTGTAGGAG GCTTTCGAAGTTTGAATCCTCCATTGACAATTGTGCGCAAGACATTTGAGTCTACAGAGAATCCGGATGATTTCTTGCCCTCAGTAATGACTTGTGTGAACTATCTCAAATTGCCGGACTATTCAACTATTGAGATAATGCGTGAAAAACTATTGATAGCTGCAAGAGAAGGGCAGCAGTCATTCCATCTGTCCTGA